Proteins encoded by one window of Archaeoglobus veneficus SNP6:
- the lysA gene encoding diaminopimelate decarboxylase, with protein sequence MFRSVDGVLHVEGVSVLDLVKELGSPLYVTSRGRLEENMKAYMQAFPDARLLYAVKANNNLSIMKIISRAGFGADVFSDGELYLALLAGFKPEKILFNGNSKSEEEIRMGVRAGTYFSVDSIDELHVLSEVAVEEGEEVKIAFRINPDISPETHPKISTGLRTSKFGIPWEEVANAYRLAVEMPGIVPAGIHCHIGSQILDISPFVEALNRLFDVAEVLEDMGIDVEFLDLGGGLGIDYEGKGSPTPADFAAKILPVFEERKERLNSNPELWLEPGRSIIGNTTILLTKVNAVKKAYKNFVAVDAGFNLLMRPAMYNAYHRVAIANKMDREEEEVYTIVGPICESGDVLAEDRKLPRVERGDIIAIFDAGAYGFSMSSQYNGRRRCAEVLVEGNKYYVIRERESYTDLVGKQVIPEHLLKE encoded by the coding sequence ATGTTCAGAAGCGTTGATGGAGTCCTCCACGTCGAAGGGGTTAGCGTTCTCGATCTTGTCAAGGAGCTTGGCTCGCCGCTATACGTCACCTCGAGAGGTAGGCTCGAGGAAAACATGAAAGCATACATGCAAGCGTTTCCCGACGCAAGGCTGCTGTATGCTGTTAAAGCCAACAACAACCTCTCAATAATGAAGATAATTTCGAGAGCGGGATTTGGAGCGGACGTTTTCAGCGATGGAGAGCTTTATTTAGCACTTCTTGCCGGCTTTAAGCCGGAAAAGATTCTCTTCAACGGAAATTCGAAAAGTGAAGAGGAAATCCGAATGGGCGTCAGGGCAGGCACGTACTTCAGCGTTGACAGCATCGACGAACTCCACGTTCTGTCAGAAGTGGCGGTTGAGGAGGGCGAGGAGGTTAAGATTGCGTTCAGGATAAACCCCGATATATCTCCGGAGACACATCCGAAAATATCTACCGGCCTCAGAACGTCAAAGTTTGGGATTCCGTGGGAGGAAGTTGCGAACGCCTACAGGCTTGCTGTTGAAATGCCCGGCATTGTGCCTGCAGGCATCCACTGCCACATAGGAAGCCAGATTCTCGACATTTCGCCCTTCGTGGAGGCGTTAAACCGCCTTTTCGACGTTGCAGAAGTGCTCGAGGATATGGGAATAGATGTAGAATTCCTCGATCTCGGCGGTGGCCTGGGAATAGACTACGAGGGGAAAGGATCTCCAACTCCAGCCGATTTCGCAGCAAAGATTCTACCCGTTTTCGAGGAGAGGAAAGAAAGGCTGAACTCGAATCCGGAGCTGTGGCTCGAACCCGGGAGGAGCATAATAGGCAACACTACAATACTGCTGACGAAAGTGAATGCTGTAAAGAAGGCCTACAAGAACTTCGTTGCGGTCGATGCAGGTTTTAATCTGCTTATGAGGCCAGCAATGTATAATGCCTATCACAGAGTAGCCATAGCCAATAAAATGGATCGCGAAGAGGAAGAAGTATACACCATAGTGGGCCCAATATGCGAGAGCGGAGATGTTCTTGCTGAGGATAGAAAACTGCCAAGGGTTGAGAGAGGGGACATTATAGCTATATTCGACGCGGGAGCTTACGGCTTCTCAATGAGCAGCCAGTACAACGGAAGGCGAAGATGCGCTGAAGTCCTCGTTGAAGGCAATAAGTACTACGTCATAAGGGAAAGAGAGAGCTACACCGATCTGGTTGGAAAACAAGTAATTCCGGAGCACCTTTTGAAAGAATAA
- a CDS encoding D-aminoacyl-tRNA deacylase, translating to MKLIVCSKVDLASQNIKDRLLEMLDAERKVLKSGVFYDAGDIGIIEVEERLIYADYLDERLKKELDFNEILFASRHSSKDGRKLLSVHVSGNVATADFGGKPYSLAKPAPQTIKNYVLALKEKLERVSDYTFSLEVTHHGPSEISTPSAFYEIGSTEEAWKDEEVARVVAEAMLEAINAEKRDWPVAVGVGGTHYAPRQTEIILETTLTFGHNFAKYTFDGLNSEILAKAIELSEAEYILIDEKSVTSRIKKLVAEVSDVTGVPVIKSKNAKREFTLH from the coding sequence ATGAAGCTCATCGTCTGCAGCAAAGTGGATTTAGCATCCCAGAACATAAAGGACAGACTTCTCGAAATGCTTGACGCAGAAAGAAAAGTACTAAAGAGCGGCGTTTTTTATGATGCCGGCGACATTGGGATAATCGAGGTTGAGGAGAGACTTATCTACGCCGATTACCTCGACGAGAGACTCAAAAAGGAGCTTGATTTCAATGAAATTCTCTTCGCGTCAAGACACAGCAGCAAGGATGGAAGAAAGCTTCTCTCCGTCCACGTTTCCGGAAACGTGGCAACAGCAGACTTTGGAGGTAAGCCATACTCTCTTGCAAAGCCCGCTCCGCAGACGATAAAGAACTACGTCCTCGCTCTGAAGGAAAAGCTCGAAAGAGTCTCAGATTACACGTTTAGCCTCGAAGTGACGCACCACGGCCCTTCGGAGATTTCGACTCCGTCTGCATTCTACGAGATTGGCTCCACCGAAGAAGCGTGGAAGGATGAGGAAGTTGCAAGGGTCGTTGCCGAGGCGATGCTCGAAGCCATCAACGCAGAAAAAAGAGACTGGCCGGTTGCTGTTGGCGTTGGTGGCACTCACTACGCTCCGAGGCAGACAGAGATAATACTCGAAACGACTCTGACGTTCGGTCACAACTTCGCAAAGTACACCTTCGACGGATTAAACTCCGAAATTCTCGCTAAGGCCATCGAACTCAGTGAAGCAGAGTATATACTTATAGACGAAAAATCTGTGACATCGCGGATAAAGAAGCTCGTTGCGGAAGTATCGGACGTTACCGGAGTGCCAGTTATAAAATCCAAGAATGCAAAAAGGGAGTTTACCCTACACTGA
- a CDS encoding transglutaminase-like domain-containing protein yields the protein MLRPAMLLLLSVLLAGCTAVDSDGDGLSDIEELSLHTDAKNPDTDGDGVNDGDEVRLGLNPLLADTDSDGITDGKELEMGTDPLSKDSDGDGLLDGDELRLGTNPLATDTDGDGLEDGIEIKHGTSPLITDSDGDGLPDGEEFKQGSSPLKVDTDGDGLEDSYEVLIGSDPAKSWRLSFDEAIKSALCKRYLEQVGYVAQSIKGDDTLEIVWNVLDWVDEYIEYNQSKAAIENAQIQTPYETIVLGNGICTDYTFLTAAILLNLGIGPYILEIKYEGREVGHACVAVEVGGELFVLDQNLPLKHLASYCCESELKGDKIDKILIHKVRRAGEGVEVETEEIDEFGKLYSVTSADIEDFRDAVSKFFRSKYGYKENERLKSVSDKELECVIKGYECTIYLPRGFTKGMTYWVAKPSLYYHPALKELLANWVVESIDDLKGYTSFYVSAGLKDLHEFETDDGKTVKTKAIVVVIAVAR from the coding sequence ATGTTGCGGCCTGCGATGCTGCTACTGCTCTCCGTTCTACTTGCTGGCTGCACGGCAGTCGATAGTGACGGGGATGGATTAAGTGACATCGAGGAACTCAGCCTCCACACTGACGCGAAGAATCCCGATACCGACGGCGATGGGGTTAACGATGGGGATGAAGTCCGTCTCGGCTTAAACCCGCTTTTAGCAGATACCGATAGCGATGGGATTACAGATGGAAAAGAACTCGAAATGGGAACCGACCCGCTGAGTAAGGATTCAGATGGCGACGGCCTTCTGGACGGGGATGAGCTGAGACTCGGTACTAATCCGTTAGCGACCGACACCGATGGAGATGGGCTGGAAGATGGAATAGAAATCAAACACGGCACTTCTCCGCTCATTACAGATTCTGACGGAGATGGATTGCCCGATGGCGAGGAATTCAAACAGGGCTCGAGTCCCCTCAAGGTTGACACCGATGGCGACGGACTTGAGGATAGCTACGAAGTTCTCATAGGCTCAGATCCAGCGAAGAGCTGGAGACTTTCCTTCGACGAGGCAATCAAAAGTGCACTGTGCAAAAGATACCTCGAGCAGGTTGGATACGTAGCACAGAGCATAAAAGGAGACGACACACTCGAAATTGTGTGGAATGTCCTCGACTGGGTTGACGAATATATCGAGTACAACCAAAGCAAGGCTGCCATAGAGAATGCACAAATCCAAACACCCTACGAAACAATTGTACTTGGAAACGGGATATGCACGGACTACACGTTCCTGACAGCTGCAATCCTTTTGAACCTCGGGATAGGGCCATACATTCTGGAGATAAAGTACGAGGGTAGAGAAGTGGGCCATGCATGTGTTGCGGTTGAAGTGGGTGGAGAGCTGTTCGTGCTGGATCAAAACCTGCCGCTGAAACACCTTGCGTCCTACTGCTGTGAATCCGAGCTGAAGGGAGATAAAATAGATAAAATCCTTATTCACAAGGTCAGGCGAGCCGGAGAGGGTGTAGAAGTCGAGACTGAAGAAATCGACGAATTTGGAAAGCTGTACAGCGTAACCTCTGCAGACATTGAGGATTTCAGAGATGCAGTCTCAAAGTTCTTCAGGTCAAAGTACGGCTATAAAGAGAATGAAAGGCTGAAGAGCGTGTCAGACAAGGAACTCGAGTGCGTCATCAAAGGCTACGAGTGCACGATATATCTCCCCCGTGGTTTTACCAAGGGTATGACGTACTGGGTTGCCAAGCCATCGCTCTACTACCATCCCGCCCTGAAGGAACTGCTCGCAAACTGGGTTGTAGAATCTATAGACGATTTGAAGGGCTACACGAGCTTTTACGTGTCCGCTGGGCTGAAGGATTTGCACGAATTCGAGACTGATGACGGCAAAACTGTAAAAACGAAAGCGATCGTAGTTGTCATAGCCGTTGCGAGGTGA
- a CDS encoding UPF0175 family protein — MSTEVNYILDAITKLGYKKEDIIRDALTMFLAANKELRERIAIELYKEDKISLGKASEIAGLSYEEMKALLLKNNIPVRRGPESVDELKKKAKLLSTL; from the coding sequence ATGAGTACTGAAGTTAACTACATTCTGGACGCTATAACTAAACTTGGATATAAGAAGGAGGACATAATACGTGACGCCCTGACCATGTTCCTAGCCGCCAATAAAGAGCTGCGGGAGAGAATTGCCATAGAATTGTATAAAGAAGACAAAATAAGTCTTGGAAAAGCTTCTGAAATCGCTGGATTGAGTTACGAAGAGATGAAAGCATTACTGCTCAAAAACAACATCCCGGTTAGGAGGGGGCCAGAATCAGTGGACGAGCTGAAGAAGAAGGCAAAGCTTCTAAGCACGCTGTAG
- a CDS encoding MFS transporter — translation MPAEKHERMGAVLVLNISLLPLMTSAGMMYSVLPLYLSELGAGRIAIGLLFTAGAATGAASSIFIGKLADRYGRAPLILFAQVCFAAVMLLYSTIVYYTQALPLHILEGFGWAMLGVATPALITDMTDRRRGEALGIYNAMWNFGWVVGPALGGVLAELFGFKVMLRVAFLMIALGIAATIYVFSKEDVKI, via the coding sequence ATGCCAGCAGAGAAACACGAGCGCATGGGTGCAGTTTTGGTCCTTAACATATCACTCCTCCCTCTGATGACCTCAGCGGGCATGATGTATTCAGTTCTTCCTCTCTACTTATCCGAGCTTGGAGCAGGGAGAATTGCAATCGGTCTTCTCTTCACCGCGGGAGCAGCGACAGGAGCGGCCTCCTCGATATTTATTGGAAAACTTGCTGACAGATATGGCAGAGCACCGCTAATTCTCTTCGCACAGGTGTGCTTCGCAGCGGTGATGCTACTCTACTCGACTATAGTATACTACACGCAGGCTTTACCGCTGCACATACTGGAGGGTTTTGGCTGGGCGATGCTCGGCGTTGCAACGCCAGCGCTTATTACGGACATGACGGACAGAAGGAGGGGTGAGGCTCTCGGCATATACAACGCGATGTGGAACTTCGGATGGGTTGTAGGGCCGGCCCTTGGAGGTGTACTTGCAGAACTGTTCGGTTTCAAGGTTATGCTAAGGGTTGCTTTCCTGATGATAGCACTTGGAATAGCTGCAACGATTTACGTTTTCTCAAAGGAGGATGTTAAAATATAA
- a CDS encoding HD domain-containing protein, translating into MNSIPDSCPRSRPNSSSHDDGHVARVLKLALYIAEKEGADIEVVRKAAELHDIARDRPNHAIEGAKMARELLKKEGYSEEFIEKVAHCIEAHSFSSGVKPRTLEARVLSDADKLDAIGAIGVARTFLYSGEHGRSIEDTLKHFEEKLLRLKDLMETETGRKLAEKRHAFLVEFYGRLKEELRGDF; encoded by the coding sequence ATGAATAGCATTCCCGATTCTTGTCCCCGTTCCCGCCCCAATTCATCTTCCCACGACGATGGGCACGTTGCGAGAGTCCTCAAGCTCGCTCTGTACATAGCCGAAAAAGAAGGAGCGGACATCGAGGTAGTCAGAAAGGCTGCCGAACTCCACGATATAGCAAGAGATAGGCCGAACCACGCGATTGAGGGGGCGAAGATGGCGAGAGAATTACTCAAAAAAGAAGGCTACAGCGAAGAATTCATCGAGAAAGTCGCACACTGCATCGAGGCTCACTCCTTTTCATCGGGTGTAAAGCCAAGAACGCTTGAAGCGAGGGTTTTGAGCGATGCGGATAAGCTGGATGCCATTGGAGCGATAGGAGTCGCAAGAACGTTTCTTTACAGCGGCGAACATGGGAGAAGCATTGAGGACACTTTAAAGCATTTCGAGGAGAAGCTACTCAGGCTTAAAGACCTGATGGAGACAGAAACCGGCAGAAAGCTTGCCGAGAAAAGGCATGCATTTCTGGTTGAGTTTTACGGGAGGTTAAAGGAGGAACTCAGAGGAGACTTCTGA
- a CDS encoding DUF2330 domain-containing protein produces the protein MAKKIILLLITLLIALFLSMTPALSDRGFIPLYGYAEEKSQNAIIAWNGEKEVLILSTNFEGNAKLLEVIPLPSKPDVKKGDMESFTKIARIVAEKTRSMGPLGKGIRETRVEVIMHEKIGAHDITVVKASDAKEFREWAVKAANLSVDIPEKFIHGIENYIERGYHYFVFDIVEVNGSNSVEPIVYIFETDELYYPLEITSYSQDISSVNIYLLCYGIIDRKAIYRTGLHPIAGFEDYIELGRRDLEEISPELAIMDSAYFMYVIYHGNLSSLRDLSVSKDEVHVPTLYEKLCKWLDGLVLVQLVKFLDRTDVFGGVLISLFTITSVAGAVAASFIPARLMSLRTGRKYWYIVFAPIALILLTVRGWASLFVLAALSILGFAFLVIVIVKAIGRIL, from the coding sequence ATGGCAAAAAAGATTATTCTCCTGCTGATAACACTTCTGATAGCTCTATTCTTATCGATGACACCCGCCCTATCAGATAGGGGATTTATTCCGCTTTACGGATATGCTGAAGAGAAATCACAGAATGCCATAATCGCCTGGAATGGTGAGAAAGAGGTTTTGATTCTCTCAACCAATTTTGAAGGCAACGCCAAACTGCTCGAAGTCATTCCTCTTCCATCAAAGCCAGATGTTAAGAAAGGTGACATGGAATCCTTTACCAAGATTGCTCGCATCGTAGCGGAGAAAACGAGGAGTATGGGGCCACTCGGTAAGGGGATTAGAGAGACAAGAGTTGAGGTTATAATGCACGAGAAAATTGGCGCTCACGACATAACGGTCGTTAAAGCCAGCGATGCAAAGGAGTTCAGAGAGTGGGCTGTCAAAGCGGCGAATCTGAGCGTTGACATTCCAGAGAAGTTCATTCACGGGATTGAGAACTACATAGAAAGAGGATACCACTACTTTGTTTTTGATATCGTTGAGGTAAACGGAAGCAACAGCGTCGAGCCGATAGTATACATCTTCGAAACAGACGAGCTGTACTACCCGCTTGAGATAACATCGTACTCCCAAGACATTTCGAGTGTAAACATCTATCTGCTGTGCTACGGCATTATTGACAGAAAAGCAATCTATAGGACTGGACTGCATCCCATTGCAGGATTTGAAGACTATATAGAGCTTGGTAGAAGAGATCTGGAAGAGATAAGCCCCGAACTTGCAATAATGGATTCAGCCTATTTCATGTACGTAATTTATCACGGCAATCTGAGCAGTCTGAGAGATTTGAGCGTTTCCAAGGATGAAGTGCACGTCCCAACACTCTACGAGAAATTATGTAAATGGCTTGACGGGCTTGTACTCGTACAGCTTGTTAAGTTTCTGGACAGAACAGACGTTTTCGGAGGTGTTCTGATTTCACTCTTTACAATCACGTCCGTTGCCGGGGCGGTTGCAGCATCTTTTATCCCCGCGAGGCTGATGAGTTTGAGAACGGGAAGAAAGTACTGGTACATAGTTTTTGCACCGATAGCTTTGATTCTGCTTACTGTAAGGGGCTGGGCAAGTCTCTTCGTTCTTGCAGCGCTTTCAATACTCGGTTTTGCGTTTCTGGTGATTGTTATAGTGAAGGCAATTGGGAGGATTCTCTGA
- a CDS encoding LL-diaminopimelate aminotransferase, whose product MFGLAERLQRLPPYLFAELDAMKRKKLREGVKLIDFGVGDPDLPTPPHIVEAMKKAVEKVENQKYPSYEGMLSFREAVADFYKRRKGVDLDPEKEVIALIGSKEGIAHLPLAYVNSGDIVLCPDPGYPVYPSSAILADGKPYFMPLKKENGFLPDLQAIPDDVARKAKIMFLNYPNNPTASVAEKDFIKEVIEFCNDRKIVLAHDAAYSEITFDYRARSFLEVGIEGVIEFNSLSKTYNMTGWRIGFAAGCPEVLAGLLKVKTNVDSGVFQAVQEAAIAALTGSDEVIDENNRIYKERRDTLIEGLKEVGLNAEKPKATFYVWCEVPEGYTSMEFTKKLLNDAGILVTPGIGFGEHGEGFVRFALTRDVGVIQEAVERLKGLSL is encoded by the coding sequence ATGTTCGGTCTGGCGGAGAGGCTTCAAAGGCTACCACCATACCTGTTTGCAGAATTAGACGCAATGAAGAGGAAGAAACTGAGGGAGGGCGTGAAGCTAATAGACTTCGGTGTTGGCGATCCAGACTTACCAACGCCACCACACATCGTTGAGGCGATGAAGAAGGCAGTTGAAAAGGTGGAGAACCAGAAGTACCCCAGCTACGAAGGGATGCTGTCCTTCAGGGAGGCTGTAGCGGACTTCTATAAGAGAAGAAAAGGTGTAGACCTCGACCCAGAGAAGGAAGTCATAGCCCTCATCGGCTCGAAGGAAGGTATAGCACACTTACCGCTTGCATACGTCAACAGTGGAGATATCGTTCTCTGTCCCGACCCGGGATATCCCGTTTATCCATCCTCCGCCATCCTCGCCGACGGAAAGCCTTATTTCATGCCACTTAAGAAGGAAAACGGCTTCCTTCCAGACTTGCAGGCAATCCCCGACGACGTTGCAAGGAAGGCGAAGATAATGTTCCTGAACTACCCCAACAACCCCACCGCAAGCGTTGCGGAGAAGGACTTCATAAAGGAAGTCATCGAGTTCTGCAACGACAGGAAAATCGTACTTGCCCACGATGCAGCGTACAGCGAGATTACCTTCGATTACAGAGCAAGAAGTTTCCTCGAAGTTGGTATTGAAGGTGTCATAGAATTCAACTCCCTCTCCAAGACCTACAACATGACGGGCTGGCGTATCGGATTTGCTGCAGGCTGCCCCGAGGTCCTTGCCGGCCTGCTCAAGGTGAAAACCAACGTTGACAGTGGAGTATTTCAGGCTGTGCAGGAGGCTGCGATTGCTGCTCTTACGGGAAGCGACGAAGTCATAGATGAAAACAACAGAATTTACAAGGAGAGAAGAGATACCCTCATCGAAGGGTTGAAAGAAGTAGGCCTCAACGCCGAGAAGCCGAAGGCGACGTTTTACGTCTGGTGCGAGGTTCCTGAAGGCTATACGAGCATGGAGTTCACAAAGAAGTTGCTGAACGATGCAGGCATCCTCGTAACACCTGGTATCGGTTTCGGTGAGCACGGCGAGGGATTCGTCAGGTTCGCCCTTACGAGAGATGTTGGAGTTATTCAGGAAGCAGTTGAGAGGCTCAAGGGCCTGAGTCTGTAA
- a CDS encoding DUF1614 domain-containing protein: MRDYVFPPLLLPFFLLLIVLPFFAFVFVFATSNIFQIVFGLSYDEAVTVFALIVIGSLINIPIYEKEGRIVEKRYRFFGFIYTIRERRKITVAVNIGGCVIPAVLALRLVPSLPLDAWLLSFAVCTAVIYRFAMPIEGLGIAVPTFLPPLIAAASSYLFLLFFGYPLYFLPQMAFSAGVLSALFGADILHLKDIERIGSGVVSIGGAGTFDGIFLTGIFAVAFSLFFI, encoded by the coding sequence ATGAGAGATTACGTCTTTCCTCCCCTTTTACTGCCTTTCTTTCTCCTCCTGATTGTCCTTCCATTCTTTGCCTTCGTCTTCGTTTTTGCAACTTCAAATATCTTCCAGATAGTCTTCGGCCTGTCCTACGATGAAGCCGTTACCGTATTCGCTCTGATAGTCATAGGCAGCCTGATAAACATACCCATTTACGAAAAAGAAGGCAGAATCGTTGAGAAGCGATACAGGTTCTTCGGCTTCATATACACTATTAGGGAAAGGCGGAAAATCACCGTAGCTGTAAACATTGGAGGATGTGTAATTCCAGCAGTTCTCGCACTCAGGCTTGTTCCATCCCTACCCCTCGACGCGTGGCTGCTCAGCTTCGCAGTCTGTACAGCAGTCATATACAGGTTTGCGATGCCCATAGAGGGGCTTGGTATAGCAGTTCCGACTTTTCTGCCACCCCTCATCGCAGCGGCGAGCAGCTACCTGTTCCTGCTATTCTTTGGATACCCACTTTACTTCCTTCCTCAAATGGCGTTTTCTGCTGGGGTTCTTTCGGCCCTTTTTGGCGCTGATATTCTGCACCTTAAGGACATTGAGCGCATAGGGAGTGGTGTCGTGAGTATTGGCGGAGCCGGAACGTTCGACGGTATATTTTTAACAGGTATATTTGCTGTGGCATTTTCCCTATTCTTTATTTAA
- a CDS encoding citrate/2-methylcitrate synthase, whose amino-acid sequence MCEKKIHDGLQDVLACKSSICRIEMIDGKAILEYRGYDIHELAQHSTFEEVAYLLLFGELPTKSELEAFSEELKELRELPPQIIGLLTHLSPFSHPMVVLRTAISYLGTMDKHIHHKSHEKSLQKAKSLIAKFPTIVAYFHRIRSGQNLVHPSDELSHAANFLYMLHGVEPTKTEAKAMDLDLVLHADHELNASTFAARIAASTLADIYACVVAATGTLMGPLHGGAAQKVMEMLREIAVPWRAEEYVKMKLERGERIMGFGHRVYRGVVDPRTIELRALAEKLAKEKEPKWFEISRAVEEAVYKYKGLFPNVDFYSASVYANLGIPDDLFINIFAISRISGWTAHIIEQYENNRLIRPRAFYVGEAGRKYVPIDQRGD is encoded by the coding sequence TTGTGTGAGAAGAAAATCCATGATGGTCTTCAGGATGTTCTTGCATGCAAGTCAAGCATATGCAGAATTGAAATGATTGACGGGAAGGCGATACTCGAGTACAGAGGATACGATATTCACGAGCTTGCGCAGCACTCCACATTTGAAGAGGTGGCATACCTTCTCCTCTTCGGCGAGTTGCCTACGAAGAGTGAGCTTGAGGCTTTCAGTGAGGAGCTTAAGGAGTTGCGTGAGTTACCTCCGCAAATAATAGGTCTTCTAACGCACCTGTCCCCGTTTTCTCACCCAATGGTTGTTCTGAGAACTGCAATATCTTATCTCGGTACGATGGACAAGCATATCCATCATAAGAGCCATGAGAAAAGTCTTCAGAAAGCGAAAAGTCTCATAGCCAAGTTTCCAACTATAGTCGCGTACTTCCACCGCATAAGGAGCGGCCAGAACCTCGTACATCCCAGTGATGAGTTGAGCCATGCGGCCAACTTCCTGTACATGCTCCATGGCGTCGAACCCACGAAGACTGAAGCAAAGGCCATGGATCTCGACCTTGTTCTGCACGCAGACCACGAGTTAAACGCCTCAACGTTTGCTGCACGCATCGCCGCTTCGACTCTTGCAGACATCTACGCCTGCGTTGTTGCTGCAACTGGCACGTTAATGGGGCCGCTACATGGAGGAGCAGCGCAGAAGGTTATGGAAATGCTGAGGGAAATCGCTGTTCCCTGGAGGGCTGAGGAGTACGTGAAAATGAAGCTCGAGAGAGGTGAGCGCATAATGGGCTTTGGTCACAGAGTATACAGAGGAGTCGTTGACCCACGTACCATAGAGCTTAGAGCCCTCGCAGAGAAGCTCGCGAAGGAAAAGGAGCCGAAGTGGTTCGAGATAAGCAGGGCTGTTGAGGAAGCCGTTTACAAGTACAAGGGCCTGTTCCCAAATGTGGATTTCTATTCGGCAAGCGTTTATGCCAACTTAGGCATTCCTGACGATCTGTTCATTAACATATTCGCAATAAGCAGAATCTCCGGATGGACAGCCCACATAATTGAGCAGTATGAGAACAACAGATTAATCAGGCCGAGAGCCTTTTACGTTGGGGAGGCAGGTAGAAAGTACGTTCCGATAGACCAGCGCGGTGATTAG
- a CDS encoding AMP phosphorylase, whose protein sequence is MKFRVKLIPVRMDRSSAIMSQEDAEELGVLVGDRVKLVFGKKSVIADVQIATGLIERGEIGICRTITDYLEIEDGGEVELYPVSKPASVEYIRKKMDGHKLTKEEIFAIIKDIVNNALNEIELSAFVLSDYFHGMDFDEIEWTTRAMIDTGETLTFERGIVVDKHSIGGVPGNKISLLIVPIIAASGLLIPKTASRAITSASGTADTMEVLANVSLSVDEIKEITERVGGVIAWGGATNIAPADDKIIRVEYPLSIDPKPQLLASVMAKKGAIGAKHVVIDIPVGAGSKVPTVEKGRELANDFVELGRRLGLNVTCVLTYGGQPVGRTVGPALEAWEALKALENAKPPRSLVEKALGVAGTLLEMAGITVNGIEHARKILESGKALEKFREIVEAQGGDPNIKSDDVPIGDKTYQFTSPIDGAIAHVDNKRIVKVARAAGAPKDKGAGIMLHKKGGQHVKVGDPLFTIYAEKEWKLDRAVELAMREPPVVVSGMVLEKYPSYRYI, encoded by the coding sequence ATGAAGTTCAGGGTAAAGCTAATTCCAGTCAGAATGGATCGCTCATCGGCAATAATGAGTCAGGAGGATGCCGAGGAGCTCGGAGTCCTCGTAGGCGATAGAGTCAAGCTCGTTTTTGGTAAAAAATCTGTTATCGCTGATGTGCAAATCGCAACAGGTCTCATTGAGAGGGGTGAAATCGGAATATGCAGGACGATAACAGACTATCTCGAAATTGAAGATGGTGGGGAAGTAGAACTTTATCCAGTTTCGAAGCCCGCCAGCGTCGAGTACATAAGGAAGAAAATGGACGGGCACAAGCTGACAAAGGAGGAGATATTCGCGATAATCAAGGACATTGTAAACAACGCTCTGAACGAAATCGAGCTTTCGGCCTTTGTTCTTTCAGACTACTTCCACGGGATGGATTTCGATGAGATTGAGTGGACGACAAGGGCGATGATAGACACCGGTGAGACGCTAACGTTTGAAAGGGGAATAGTCGTTGACAAGCACAGCATTGGCGGCGTTCCCGGCAACAAGATTTCTCTCCTCATCGTTCCCATTATTGCGGCAAGTGGATTGCTCATTCCAAAGACTGCAAGCAGAGCCATCACTTCTGCGAGCGGTACTGCCGACACAATGGAGGTACTTGCAAACGTCAGCCTCAGCGTTGACGAGATAAAGGAGATCACCGAGAGAGTTGGCGGAGTGATCGCGTGGGGTGGTGCAACAAATATAGCCCCTGCGGACGACAAGATAATCAGGGTCGAGTACCCTCTATCCATAGATCCTAAGCCCCAGCTTCTTGCGAGTGTTATGGCCAAGAAGGGGGCTATAGGTGCCAAGCACGTGGTAATCGACATTCCTGTCGGAGCGGGCTCGAAGGTTCCGACGGTGGAGAAGGGAAGAGAGCTTGCCAATGATTTCGTAGAACTTGGAAGAAGACTCGGCCTTAATGTTACGTGCGTTCTCACCTACGGCGGTCAGCCCGTTGGAAGGACAGTTGGGCCCGCGCTCGAAGCATGGGAAGCTTTAAAGGCTCTCGAAAATGCGAAACCACCAAGAAGTCTGGTTGAGAAGGCACTCGGTGTTGCCGGCACGTTGCTCGAAATGGCGGGCATAACTGTTAATGGAATAGAACACGCAAGAAAGATACTCGAGTCTGGAAAAGCTCTTGAGAAGTTCAGAGAGATAGTGGAAGCCCAGGGAGGGGACCCAAACATAAAGTCCGACGACGTTCCTATAGGGGACAAGACATACCAGTTCACGTCTCCAATAGATGGTGCTATTGCGCATGTGGATAACAAGAGAATAGTTAAGGTTGCAAGGGCTGCTGGAGCTCCGAAGGATAAGGGGGCAGGTATTATGCTGCACAAGAAGGGTGGCCAGCACGTGAAGGTTGGAGACCCCCTGTTTACAATTTACGCTGAGAAGGAGTGGAAGCTCGACAGGGCAGTAGAGCTTGCGATGCGCGAACCTCCCGTGGTTGTATCAGGAATGGTTCTCGAGAAGTACCCATCTTACAGATACATATGA